Proteins encoded by one window of Acidipropionibacterium virtanenii:
- a CDS encoding DUF4235 domain-containing protein, whose amino-acid sequence MVSSIISGVVAGAIFKQIWKKASRSGSKDAPKALESEFGLGEVLAAAAIQGAVFAGVKALVDRGGARLFQRATGEWPGN is encoded by the coding sequence ATGGTGAGCAGCATCATCAGCGGCGTGGTGGCTGGAGCCATCTTCAAACAGATCTGGAAGAAGGCCTCCCGATCAGGTTCGAAGGATGCTCCCAAGGCGCTGGAGTCGGAGTTCGGACTGGGGGAGGTCCTGGCGGCTGCCGCGATACAGGGCGCGGTCTTCGCGGGCGTCAAGGCACTCGTCGATCGGGGCGGGGCCAGACTGTTCCAGCGGGCGACCGGGGAGTGGCCCGGCAACTGA
- a CDS encoding GlsB/YeaQ/YmgE family stress response membrane protein → MGIIGWIVLGLIAGGIAKLILKDRAPGGWLGSLIVGVIGAALGGWLGSAIFGVGLEDFWSLQTWLLAIVGSLIVLFLYGMVAGRRHRV, encoded by the coding sequence ATGGGAATCATCGGCTGGATCGTCCTCGGCCTGATCGCCGGAGGCATCGCGAAGCTCATTCTCAAGGACCGGGCACCCGGCGGCTGGCTGGGCTCCCTCATCGTGGGAGTCATCGGCGCAGCGCTCGGCGGCTGGCTCGGCAGCGCCATCTTCGGCGTCGGACTCGAGGACTTCTGGAGTCTCCAGACCTGGCTCCTCGCCATCGTCGGATCGCTGATCGTGCTGTTCCTCTACGGAATGGTCGCCGGCAGGCGACACCGCGTGTAG
- a CDS encoding alpha/beta fold hydrolase, with amino-acid sequence MTSRATPRPSTRAVATATPALDDAWRRFIPGLITDDVRLDLPLDHSNPDDPRTIQVYARIVATPEGLDKPYLVFLQGGPGCESPRPTLTDPQFPGWLARALQDYRVVLLDQRGTGLSSPVSEPVGGAEDQAEYLTHMRADQIVEDCEDIRRHLGVERWAALGQSFGGFTLLRYLSAHPGSLTAGYFTGGLSAVGHHPDSVYAVTFEGMARKSEEYYRRFPEDRDKVRALVDLAADNGVRTPWGDVVTPSRVRSLGNCLGASGGAEKLHYLLELEPSSRAFRHDLAGMLPFGGRNPLYAVIHESCYADGATTGWAAARALPDAFRDDPTLLTGEHLFPEWFDTDSALQPWKEVAHLLAYHPWPRLYDVDALRAAQVPCAAAVYYHDAYVPLQLSMETAALLPDMHPWVTSEYEHNGSNASGGAVLDRLIGLARRDLVR; translated from the coding sequence ATGACCTCTCGCGCCACCCCTCGTCCCAGCACCCGTGCCGTCGCTACGGCCACCCCGGCCCTCGACGACGCGTGGCGACGATTCATCCCGGGTCTCATCACAGACGACGTCCGGCTGGACCTCCCCCTGGACCATTCCAACCCCGATGACCCGCGGACCATTCAGGTCTACGCCCGCATCGTCGCCACCCCCGAGGGCCTCGACAAGCCCTACCTGGTCTTCCTCCAGGGCGGCCCCGGATGCGAGTCGCCCCGGCCCACCCTCACCGATCCGCAGTTCCCCGGCTGGCTGGCCCGAGCCCTTCAGGACTACCGCGTCGTCCTCCTCGATCAGCGCGGCACCGGGCTCTCCTCCCCGGTCTCCGAACCGGTCGGCGGCGCCGAGGACCAGGCCGAGTACCTCACCCATATGCGCGCCGACCAGATCGTCGAGGACTGCGAGGACATCCGCCGCCATCTCGGCGTCGAACGCTGGGCGGCCCTGGGTCAGTCCTTCGGCGGGTTCACCCTGCTGCGCTACCTCTCGGCGCACCCCGGGTCCCTGACCGCCGGATACTTCACCGGAGGGCTGTCGGCCGTCGGGCACCATCCCGATTCGGTCTACGCCGTCACCTTCGAGGGCATGGCGCGCAAGTCCGAGGAGTACTACCGACGCTTCCCCGAGGACCGCGACAAGGTGCGCGCACTGGTCGATCTGGCCGCCGACAACGGCGTCCGCACCCCTTGGGGAGACGTCGTCACGCCCTCACGGGTCCGCTCCCTCGGCAACTGCCTGGGAGCCTCGGGCGGCGCCGAGAAGCTGCACTATCTGCTGGAGCTGGAACCAAGCTCCCGGGCCTTCCGCCACGACCTGGCCGGGATGCTGCCCTTCGGCGGACGCAATCCGCTCTACGCCGTCATCCACGAGTCCTGCTACGCCGACGGTGCCACCACGGGCTGGGCGGCGGCCCGCGCCCTGCCCGACGCCTTCCGCGACGACCCCACCCTGCTGACCGGCGAGCACCTGTTCCCCGAATGGTTCGACACCGACTCGGCCCTGCAGCCGTGGAAGGAGGTCGCGCACCTGCTCGCCTACCACCCCTGGCCCAGGCTCTACGACGTCGACGCGCTGCGGGCCGCGCAGGTGCCGTGCGCGGCCGCCGTCTACTACCACGACGCCTATGTGCCGCTGCAGCTCTCCATGGAGACCGCCGCCCTGCTGCCCGACATGCACCCCTGGGTCACCAGCGAGTACGAGCACAACGGCTCCAATGCCTCGGGCGGCGCCGTGCTGGACCGGCTCATCGGACTGGCCCGCCGCGATCTGGTGCGCTGA
- a CDS encoding MATE family efflux transporter, protein MTQNPTPRTDTEPDQKYAEKQESTLPVLPAGVDDTSAPDPERVGTQALENPGVLRRRITRLAVPALGENALENALDIVNTVLVSALGAAALAGAGAALQVMQIVISALTALSTGASILVAHAVGADEPAESTRLARQALMWSLMLSVPIALGGVLGTDGIVSIFGLAPAAAEVARSYLVIAMASIPVLAMLMISGGVLRGAGDARTPMYVTMGANVINIGLAYALIHGHFGLPQLGVAGAAIAGFIARTLALVAMVWLMAKGRAGVSLARPVGTILVYWKPRWDAARAILKLGLPAAAEQLVMSGAWLAFTMIVARLGTETMAAQRVTSSVQNVVFLPGLALMIATTSLVGQALGARHPLLARQVAGRTERWGMGIAVVLALVVWLGARPIMGLFTDDPQIIALGAAALPVMMLTQPFWAWTIQNSGMLRGMRDTISPLVIEAIGNWSAVAMVWFIVEHGGGLTAAWWAFVAVAPLTSLAMTWRKRVRARKVGAYLPGETLLPRLRKRAVQAG, encoded by the coding sequence ATGACCCAGAACCCGACCCCCCGGACCGACACCGAACCGGATCAGAAGTACGCGGAGAAGCAGGAGAGCACGCTGCCCGTCCTGCCCGCGGGCGTCGACGACACGTCGGCGCCCGACCCCGAGCGGGTCGGAACCCAGGCACTCGAGAACCCCGGCGTCCTGCGGCGCAGGATCACCCGGCTGGCTGTGCCCGCACTGGGCGAGAACGCCCTGGAGAACGCCCTCGACATCGTCAACACCGTGCTGGTCTCCGCACTGGGAGCCGCCGCCCTGGCCGGTGCCGGCGCGGCACTCCAGGTGATGCAGATCGTCATCTCGGCACTCACCGCGCTGTCGACCGGGGCGTCGATCCTGGTGGCCCACGCCGTCGGCGCCGATGAGCCGGCCGAGAGCACCAGGCTGGCCCGCCAGGCCCTCATGTGGAGCCTCATGCTATCGGTGCCGATAGCCCTTGGCGGGGTGCTCGGCACCGACGGCATCGTCTCGATCTTCGGCCTGGCGCCCGCGGCCGCCGAGGTGGCCCGCTCCTACCTGGTCATCGCCATGGCGTCGATCCCGGTGCTCGCCATGCTCATGATCAGCGGCGGCGTGCTGCGCGGCGCCGGTGACGCCAGGACGCCGATGTACGTGACGATGGGCGCCAACGTCATCAACATCGGACTGGCCTACGCGCTGATCCACGGACACTTCGGGCTGCCTCAGCTGGGGGTCGCCGGGGCCGCCATCGCGGGATTCATCGCCCGCACCCTGGCCCTGGTCGCGATGGTCTGGCTGATGGCCAAGGGCCGCGCCGGGGTGAGCCTGGCCCGCCCTGTCGGCACCATCCTCGTCTACTGGAAGCCGCGCTGGGACGCAGCTCGCGCCATCCTCAAGCTGGGCCTTCCGGCGGCCGCCGAGCAGCTCGTGATGAGCGGTGCGTGGCTGGCCTTCACGATGATCGTCGCCCGCCTCGGAACCGAGACGATGGCCGCCCAGCGGGTGACCTCCAGCGTCCAGAACGTCGTCTTCCTGCCCGGACTGGCCCTCATGATCGCCACCACCTCCCTGGTCGGTCAGGCTCTGGGGGCCAGGCACCCGCTGCTGGCGCGCCAGGTGGCGGGGCGCACCGAGCGCTGGGGGATGGGCATCGCCGTGGTCCTCGCCCTGGTGGTGTGGCTGGGTGCCCGCCCGATCATGGGCCTGTTCACCGACGACCCGCAGATCATCGCGCTGGGGGCCGCGGCCCTGCCGGTGATGATGCTCACCCAGCCCTTCTGGGCCTGGACCATCCAGAACTCGGGCATGCTGCGCGGCATGCGAGACACCATCAGTCCGCTGGTCATCGAGGCCATCGGCAACTGGTCGGCGGTGGCGATGGTCTGGTTCATCGTGGAGCACGGCGGCGGCCTCACCGCCGCATGGTGGGCCTTCGTGGCCGTCGCCCCGCTCACCAGCCTGGCGATGACCTGGCGGAAGCGGGTGCGGGCCCGCAAGGTGGGCGCCTATCTGCCCGGCGAGACGCTGCTGCCCCGGCTGCGGAAGCGGGCCGTTCAAGCCGGGTGA
- a CDS encoding Wadjet anti-phage system protein JetD domain-containing protein, with product MKNQAELRRWAVTKYRRNHRAWITEPRLDVTFSLGIPTETQALADPDAFAGWATSWRRWRGPDGAELEWATRNWPSWGRQKLPARVRVTSAEALAELAGQAAGWRRCRQTAGAIRSRWPESSYLADGLPGLIDDAAALDHTDLQRLLAMTAWLTDHPDSGLMPRMVAVPGVDTKWLERHRGLVERLLTAVTGQVGTGLAEEPQRFRIRILDDALEGSRLHDLTTGVAELDRLALAPAAVLIVENLTTLAGLPPLPGVVAVHGRGHAVVQLDQVGWIADSPVLYWGDLDTHGFNILSRARGRLPGARSVLMDAETLHRFRSLAVPEPTQAHGVAGLTETEEATYRELESGHLRLEQERIPMGHAVGRLQSALAGIFTLPNPRSGTGSV from the coding sequence GTGAAGAATCAGGCCGAGCTGCGCCGCTGGGCTGTGACGAAGTACCGCCGCAATCACCGCGCATGGATCACCGAGCCCCGCCTCGACGTCACCTTCTCCCTGGGCATTCCCACCGAGACCCAGGCCCTGGCCGATCCCGACGCATTCGCCGGATGGGCGACGTCGTGGCGCCGATGGCGGGGCCCAGATGGTGCCGAGCTGGAATGGGCGACCCGCAACTGGCCCAGCTGGGGACGCCAGAAGCTGCCGGCCCGAGTGCGCGTCACCTCCGCCGAGGCGCTCGCGGAGCTCGCAGGTCAGGCAGCCGGCTGGCGAAGGTGCCGGCAGACGGCCGGAGCCATCCGGAGCCGTTGGCCGGAGTCCAGCTATCTGGCAGACGGGCTGCCGGGCCTGATCGACGATGCCGCTGCCCTCGACCACACCGACCTTCAGCGGCTGCTGGCGATGACGGCATGGCTGACCGACCACCCCGACTCCGGTCTCATGCCGCGGATGGTCGCCGTCCCCGGCGTCGACACCAAATGGCTGGAGCGCCATCGCGGACTGGTCGAACGCCTCCTCACAGCGGTCACCGGGCAGGTGGGCACGGGACTGGCCGAGGAGCCGCAGCGTTTCCGGATCCGGATTCTCGACGACGCGCTGGAGGGGTCCCGGCTCCATGACCTCACCACCGGCGTCGCCGAGCTCGACAGGTTGGCGCTGGCCCCGGCCGCGGTGCTGATCGTCGAGAACCTCACCACCTTGGCGGGGCTGCCGCCGCTGCCCGGGGTGGTGGCGGTGCATGGCCGTGGGCACGCCGTCGTCCAGCTCGATCAGGTGGGCTGGATCGCGGATTCACCCGTGCTCTACTGGGGGGATCTCGACACTCACGGGTTCAACATCTTGTCGCGGGCCCGCGGCCGGCTGCCGGGAGCGCGTTCGGTCCTCATGGATGCCGAGACCCTCCACCGGTTCCGTAGCCTCGCAGTTCCCGAACCCACCCAGGCACACGGCGTCGCCGGGCTCACCGAGACCGAGGAGGCCACCTACCGGGAGCTGGAGAGCGGTCACCTGCGCCTGGAGCAGGAGCGGATCCCGATGGGCCACGCCGTCGGCCGCCTGCAGTCAGCGCTGGCCGGCATTTTTACGCTCCCGAACCCCCGATCCGGTACCGGAAGCGTCTGA
- a CDS encoding ATP-binding protein: MTPEFPGQFRLSRIQLVNWGTFNGATDIAVPRRGVLVTGASGSGKSSLLDAIAAVMVQPRWLAFNAAAQQGGQGDRSRSVLSYVRGAHRRDVDESTGQVTTAYLRTGATWSGIALTFDDAAGRVVSLVRLFHAPQQATGPGDVRTLYLDADETVELVPLEPLVANGIDSRGIKAAHPGWAATKNYSGFANRLQRKLGLASDQAQRLLHKTQSAKNLGNLNALLRDFMLDEPDTFALADQAVDQFEELSAAHRAVVEARDQVAALAPLEGIEKAHRQARETLALLDAEQHHAETFFTRRRIETAAALIARHQATLDGLRTEITAAERREHDATAATLACRDRISGLGGDRIPVLERLLGEHEATVSRRRTARSEAEQKAGRCDVTVPGSAREWSDWASLLDSRIESLDRQDAERAEITYQAQHVSFGAHDEVQRLTDELRTLESQHSNMEPALLRARAELADGLGVEASTLPFAGELIDVDSGQSGWQGAIERVLRPLARTLLVPDALYSRAAAAIDRRNWGTRLVWERVRPDAPASTRAPARDTLPGKVSVAVSSPFAGWLTATIARRYDYRCVDDVAEFGRVDRALTRAGQIKHSSTRHEKDDRWPVSDRTRWLLGSSTEAKREALRSALDDASAQNDKARVEADRLAAEAKERQERRHDLSDLRRLGPDDVDVAAAEAEVSSVTAELDQLRAGNLELARAEAELKEREETERAAKDETLRLQLDAGQQEREITTLTDRRDKWQAALRRAEEIPEQALKALEARTVTPTQRRGRSEESLDLEDIDHLHHAASDSIGKDRSATQASLNSQVRLAENHTRRFKERWPQRAADLQIGVDYLPEYLRLLDQLRGDRLPEFETRFFDLLQSQSRNNITGLSSRIRTSRREVRNRIDPINESLMRTEYSPGAHLQVKVSVRHLPEVRDFLAELQDITANSVSDVMEAGDDPEARRGAEERFLRIQRLMARFRSQELADRKWRDLCLDTRQHVEFRAEVIDADARPIDFYEDAGGRSGGERQKFVTFCLAAALRYQLARDGAAVPQYGLVALDEAFDKTDPEFTRAGLEVFRSFGFQLLLATPMKMLQTLEDYVGGVILFQNEPGHESRVLARSFDEAGTDDAGEGSGDAGGTGSPEQPVEAAASGTTEEPGRTDGPGTTDRPGTTGEPGTTAPDPSESQDSLL, from the coding sequence ATGACCCCCGAGTTCCCCGGCCAGTTCCGGCTGTCGCGCATCCAGCTGGTGAACTGGGGCACCTTCAACGGCGCCACCGACATCGCTGTGCCCCGCAGAGGGGTCCTGGTCACCGGCGCCTCCGGATCGGGGAAGTCCTCGCTGCTCGACGCCATCGCCGCGGTGATGGTCCAGCCCCGCTGGCTGGCCTTCAACGCCGCCGCCCAGCAGGGCGGCCAGGGGGACCGCTCGCGGTCGGTCCTCAGCTATGTGCGCGGCGCCCACCGCCGCGACGTCGACGAGTCCACCGGCCAGGTGACCACGGCCTATCTGCGCACCGGAGCCACCTGGAGCGGCATCGCGCTCACCTTCGACGACGCCGCCGGCCGCGTCGTCTCCCTGGTGAGACTGTTCCACGCACCCCAGCAGGCCACCGGCCCCGGCGACGTCAGGACGTTGTATCTGGACGCGGACGAGACCGTCGAGCTGGTGCCTCTCGAGCCGCTGGTCGCCAACGGCATCGACTCGCGCGGCATCAAGGCCGCCCATCCCGGATGGGCCGCCACCAAGAACTACTCCGGTTTCGCCAACCGTCTGCAGCGCAAGCTCGGCCTGGCCTCCGACCAGGCCCAGCGCCTGCTGCACAAGACCCAGTCCGCCAAGAACCTGGGCAACCTCAACGCCCTGCTACGCGACTTCATGCTCGACGAACCCGACACCTTCGCCCTGGCCGATCAGGCCGTCGACCAGTTCGAGGAGCTGTCGGCCGCTCACCGTGCGGTTGTGGAGGCCCGGGACCAGGTGGCGGCGCTGGCGCCCCTGGAGGGGATCGAGAAGGCCCACCGCCAGGCGAGGGAGACGTTGGCCCTGCTCGACGCCGAGCAGCACCATGCCGAGACCTTCTTCACCCGGCGCCGCATCGAGACCGCCGCCGCCCTCATCGCCCGCCACCAGGCCACCTTGGACGGGCTGCGCACCGAGATCACCGCCGCCGAGCGCCGGGAGCACGACGCCACCGCTGCCACCCTGGCCTGCCGCGACCGGATCTCCGGGTTGGGAGGCGATCGGATTCCCGTCCTGGAACGCCTCCTCGGCGAGCATGAGGCGACCGTGTCGCGGCGACGCACCGCACGGTCCGAGGCCGAGCAGAAGGCCGGACGCTGCGATGTGACTGTGCCCGGATCGGCGCGCGAGTGGTCCGACTGGGCATCACTGCTCGACTCGAGAATCGAGAGCCTCGACAGGCAGGACGCGGAGCGTGCCGAGATCACCTACCAGGCCCAGCACGTCAGCTTCGGTGCTCACGACGAGGTGCAACGGCTCACCGACGAGCTGAGGACCCTGGAGTCCCAGCATTCCAACATGGAGCCCGCCCTGCTGCGGGCCCGCGCCGAACTCGCCGACGGGCTGGGCGTCGAGGCGTCCACGCTGCCCTTCGCCGGGGAGCTCATCGACGTCGACTCCGGCCAGTCCGGCTGGCAGGGCGCCATCGAGCGAGTCCTGCGGCCCCTGGCCCGTACCCTCCTGGTGCCCGACGCCCTGTACTCCCGGGCGGCCGCTGCGATCGACCGACGGAACTGGGGCACCAGACTCGTCTGGGAGCGGGTGAGACCCGATGCCCCGGCTTCCACCCGCGCCCCGGCGCGCGACACCCTCCCCGGGAAGGTCTCCGTCGCCGTGTCGTCGCCGTTCGCCGGATGGCTGACGGCAACCATCGCGCGCCGCTACGACTACCGATGCGTCGACGACGTCGCCGAATTCGGCCGCGTCGACCGGGCTCTGACCCGCGCCGGCCAGATCAAGCACTCGTCCACCAGACACGAGAAGGATGATCGCTGGCCGGTCTCCGACCGCACCCGCTGGCTGCTGGGCTCCTCCACAGAGGCCAAGCGGGAAGCCCTGCGTTCCGCGCTCGACGACGCCTCCGCCCAGAACGACAAGGCCAGAGTCGAGGCCGATCGTCTGGCCGCCGAGGCCAAGGAACGTCAGGAGCGACGTCACGACCTCTCCGATCTGCGGCGTCTGGGACCCGACGATGTCGATGTCGCGGCCGCCGAGGCGGAGGTCTCCTCCGTCACCGCGGAACTGGATCAGCTCAGAGCGGGGAACCTGGAGCTGGCACGGGCGGAGGCGGAACTCAAGGAACGCGAGGAGACCGAGCGGGCGGCCAAGGACGAGACCCTGCGGCTGCAGCTCGACGCCGGTCAGCAGGAACGCGAGATCACCACCCTCACCGACCGGCGCGACAAGTGGCAGGCCGCGCTGCGCAGGGCCGAGGAGATCCCCGAGCAGGCACTAAAGGCACTCGAGGCGAGAACCGTCACTCCCACCCAGCGACGAGGCAGGTCCGAGGAGAGCCTCGATCTGGAAGACATCGATCACCTCCACCATGCGGCATCGGACTCCATCGGCAAGGACCGGAGCGCCACACAGGCGTCTCTCAACAGCCAGGTCAGACTCGCCGAGAACCACACCCGGAGGTTCAAGGAGCGCTGGCCGCAGCGCGCCGCCGACCTGCAGATCGGCGTCGACTACCTCCCCGAGTACCTCAGACTCCTCGACCAGCTGCGCGGCGACCGACTGCCCGAGTTCGAGACCCGGTTCTTCGACCTGCTCCAGAGCCAGTCGCGCAACAACATCACCGGCCTGTCCAGCAGAATCCGCACCTCCCGCCGCGAGGTGCGCAACCGGATCGACCCGATCAACGAGTCCCTCATGCGCACCGAGTACTCCCCCGGCGCTCACCTCCAGGTGAAGGTCTCGGTGCGCCACCTCCCCGAGGTCCGCGACTTCCTCGCCGAGCTCCAGGACATCACCGCCAACTCCGTCTCCGATGTGATGGAGGCCGGCGACGATCCCGAGGCGCGTCGCGGAGCCGAGGAGCGATTCCTGCGCATTCAGCGTCTGATGGCCCGATTCCGCTCCCAGGAACTGGCGGACCGCAAGTGGCGCGATCTGTGCCTGGACACCCGGCAGCACGTCGAGTTCCGTGCCGAGGTGATCGACGCCGATGCGCGACCGATCGATTTCTACGAGGACGCCGGGGGACGGTCCGGCGGGGAACGGCAGAAGTTCGTGACCTTCTGTCTGGCGGCCGCGCTGCGCTATCAGCTGGCCCGCGACGGCGCCGCCGTACCCCAGTACGGGCTGGTGGCCCTGGACGAGGCCTTCGACAAGACCGACCCGGAGTTCACCCGGGCCGGGCTGGAGGTGTTCCGCAGTTTCGGGTTCCAGTTGCTGCTGGCCACCCCGATGAAGATGCTCCAGACCCTCGAGGACTACGTCGGCGGAGTGATCCTGTTCCAGAACGAGCCCGGCCACGAGAGCCGGGTGCTGGCCCGCAGCTTCGACGAGGCCGGCACCGACGATGCCGGCGAGGGCTCCGGGGACGCCGGAGGGACCGGGAGCCCTGAGCAGCCGGTGGAGGCCGCAGCCTCGGGCACCACCGAGGAGCCCGGCAGGACCGACGGGCCCGGAACGACCGACAGGCCCGGAACGACCGGAGAGCCCGGGACCACTGCCCCGGATCCTTCCGAGTCCCAGGACTCCCTGCTGTGA
- a CDS encoding DUF4194 domain-containing protein encodes MPRSPETAASGPHIDGEPHAIEGGTEAEAAAPGLFPGDTGTLTEATRRVLLQLLRGPYIHRDRHPKLWPVVIRDEEMLRSRLADLFLALVVDTERGVAFIRNAEPAQADEIPKVTRSTPLSLIDTGLVLLLRDALLRTETQDTRAFIDRAEIDDALSVYRPATSTDRAGFERRVNSSVERFKSNSVLLPTAEEDRFEISPVLALIFDADEVATVRDAIERLLDETDDTRAEAR; translated from the coding sequence GTGCCCCGATCGCCTGAGACCGCCGCGTCCGGTCCGCACATCGACGGCGAGCCGCACGCCATCGAAGGAGGGACTGAGGCGGAGGCCGCCGCACCGGGCCTGTTCCCCGGCGACACCGGCACTCTGACCGAGGCGACCCGTCGGGTCCTGCTGCAGTTGCTGCGCGGCCCCTACATCCACCGGGACCGCCATCCCAAGCTGTGGCCCGTGGTGATCCGCGACGAGGAGATGCTGCGCTCGCGGCTGGCCGATCTCTTCCTGGCCCTGGTCGTCGACACGGAGCGCGGCGTCGCGTTCATCCGCAACGCCGAACCGGCCCAGGCCGACGAGATCCCCAAGGTGACCCGCTCCACCCCGCTGAGCCTCATCGACACCGGCCTGGTGCTACTGCTGCGCGACGCCCTGCTGCGCACCGAGACCCAGGACACCCGCGCCTTCATCGACCGGGCGGAAATCGACGACGCGCTGTCGGTGTACCGCCCGGCAACCAGCACCGACAGGGCCGGATTCGAGCGCCGCGTCAACTCCTCGGTGGAACGGTTCAAGTCGAACTCGGTGCTGCTGCCCACCGCCGAGGAGGACCGCTTCGAGATCTCCCCCGTGCTGGCCCTCATCTTCGACGCCGACGAGGTCGCCACCGTCCGCGACGCCATCGAGCGGCTGCTGGACGAGACCGACGACACCAGAGCGGAGGCCCGATGA
- a CDS encoding DUF3375 domain-containing protein — translation MAGSPSARAEALRRLVADSPALALLRADLLPVSAAVLGTILDEPPVTMDTSEFLERAEDALDQIRDLGVDAPQGGQEYLIGWIHQGLVVRSPGPGRTETVRLSPAALDAMDFLRRLEHPQSTVTSSRLATVTGLLRSLARDTDPSRRTRLADLHARRDAIDAEIAAVEAGRISVLDDVTAAERLAEVLRLAGQIPADFTKISADLERLNHDLRTQIVSGSGSRGDVLDDVFAGVDVIESSEAGRTFTAFHQLLTDVQRSEALDESVDQILDRPWSHTVLHRDREFLRGLLGVLQDDSQEVRQVMTGFSRSLHRFVETHEYREHRRLAAELTTTRSRLSTVAAEHRATAPTGYELPATSLPISTIASWKLHNPDDNRTMTPVVEIAPGELDLEALREQVRASEIDFDALRRAISLTAADKPVFSLAEVLERFPADQGLASIVGLLVLAEGLVRGPGRCTRSTAVENLGWQTSRGGRRSMSLPRYIISEIPKEWSRRAPIA, via the coding sequence ATGGCCGGATCGCCGTCCGCGCGCGCCGAGGCGCTGCGCCGCCTGGTCGCCGACAGCCCGGCGTTGGCGCTGCTGCGCGCCGACCTGCTTCCGGTCTCCGCCGCCGTACTGGGCACCATCCTCGACGAACCTCCGGTCACCATGGACACCTCGGAGTTCCTGGAACGCGCTGAGGATGCCCTCGACCAGATCCGCGATCTGGGGGTCGATGCGCCACAGGGCGGCCAGGAGTACCTCATCGGCTGGATTCACCAGGGTCTGGTGGTGCGCTCCCCCGGCCCCGGTCGCACCGAGACCGTCCGCCTGTCACCGGCCGCCCTGGACGCCATGGACTTCCTGCGACGTCTGGAGCATCCGCAGTCGACGGTGACCTCCTCCCGGTTGGCGACGGTCACCGGGCTGCTGCGCTCCCTGGCCCGCGACACCGATCCCTCCCGCCGGACCCGGCTGGCCGATCTGCACGCCCGCCGCGACGCCATCGACGCCGAGATCGCCGCGGTGGAGGCGGGTCGGATCAGCGTGCTGGATGACGTCACCGCGGCCGAGAGACTGGCGGAGGTGCTGCGCCTGGCCGGCCAGATCCCCGCCGATTTCACGAAGATCTCGGCGGATCTCGAACGGCTCAATCACGATCTTCGTACCCAGATCGTCTCCGGATCCGGATCCCGGGGCGACGTCCTGGACGACGTCTTCGCCGGCGTCGACGTCATCGAGTCCTCCGAGGCCGGCCGCACCTTCACCGCATTCCACCAGCTGCTCACCGACGTCCAGCGGTCCGAGGCACTTGACGAGTCGGTCGACCAGATCCTCGACCGCCCCTGGTCGCACACGGTCCTCCACCGCGACCGGGAGTTCCTGCGCGGTCTGCTGGGCGTCCTCCAGGACGACTCCCAGGAGGTGCGTCAGGTGATGACGGGGTTCTCCCGCAGCCTCCACCGTTTCGTCGAGACCCACGAGTACCGCGAGCACCGTCGCCTGGCCGCAGAGCTGACCACCACCCGGTCGCGCCTCTCAACGGTCGCCGCCGAGCACCGGGCCACCGCGCCCACCGGCTACGAGCTGCCCGCGACGTCACTGCCGATCTCGACCATCGCCTCCTGGAAGCTCCACAATCCCGACGACAACCGCACCATGACCCCGGTCGTCGAGATCGCCCCAGGCGAGCTGGATCTCGAGGCGCTGCGCGAACAGGTGCGGGCCTCCGAGATCGACTTCGACGCGCTGCGCCGGGCCATCTCCCTCACGGCGGCCGACAAGCCGGTGTTCAGCCTGGCCGAGGTGCTCGAACGGTTCCCCGCCGATCAGGGGCTGGCCAGTATCGTCGGCCTGCTGGTGCTGGCGGAGGGCCTGGTCCGCGGGCCCGGACGCTGCACCCGCAGCACCGCGGTGGAGAACCTCGGCTGGCAGACGTCGCGTGGCGGCCGGCGCTCGATGAGCCTGCCGCGCTACATCATCTCCGAGATCCCGAAGGAGTGGAGCCGCCGTGCCCCGATCGCCTGA